The Agromyces sp. LHK192 genome includes a window with the following:
- a CDS encoding PH domain-containing protein has protein sequence MLVLPALVFIVVAGVTGYAAFWFPDVWQRVAVGAAALLIVLVACVLPLLSWLTRRTTITTRRIIERSGIFVRVRRELLLTRGYDLTVRQTPMQRAFGSGDVRINTGHERPFVLRDVPKPVLVQAALGELMGSSQSVVAEHRRAAQSIGDGDTIAWGSR, from the coding sequence GTGCTCGTCCTGCCCGCCCTCGTGTTCATCGTCGTCGCCGGCGTCACCGGGTACGCCGCGTTCTGGTTCCCCGACGTGTGGCAGCGTGTCGCAGTCGGTGCCGCCGCGCTGCTCATCGTGCTCGTCGCGTGCGTGCTGCCGCTCCTCTCGTGGCTGACCCGTCGGACCACGATCACCACCCGGCGGATCATCGAGCGCTCGGGCATCTTCGTGCGGGTCCGCCGTGAGCTGCTGCTCACCCGCGGCTACGACCTCACCGTGCGCCAGACTCCGATGCAACGCGCGTTCGGTTCCGGGGACGTCCGCATCAACACCGGCCACGAGCGGCCGTTCGTCCTCCGCGACGTGCCGAAGCCCGTGCTCGTGCAGGCGGCGCTCGGCGAACTCATGGGTTCCTCGCAGTCGGTCGTCGCCGAACATCGCCGCGCCGCGCAGTCGATCGGCGATGGCGACACGATCGCCTGGGGCAGCCGGTAG
- a CDS encoding GtrA family protein, whose protein sequence is MTQQTDAAPSRFGDLARRAWDGLIAYALKFGVVGLVGLVIDVALFNALRLGAFGADGWAQSAIGAKTISTSVAIVCNWIGNRYWTFRKHRRRNYLREFAEYVVVSLGGMAISLFCLWVSHHVLGLTSLVADNLSSNVIGLGLGTAFRFLLYRYWVFGHHRADGLSNRARVEEAQRALFEEPAQGRTGADTQAPGSTATPSAGTTADTRRLGP, encoded by the coding sequence GTGACCCAGCAGACGGATGCCGCGCCGAGCCGCTTCGGGGACCTGGCACGGCGGGCGTGGGACGGCCTCATCGCGTACGCCCTGAAGTTCGGCGTCGTCGGGCTCGTCGGGCTCGTCATCGACGTCGCCCTGTTCAACGCCCTCCGGCTCGGCGCGTTCGGCGCCGACGGCTGGGCGCAGTCCGCGATCGGCGCCAAGACGATCTCGACGAGCGTCGCGATCGTCTGCAACTGGATCGGGAACCGGTACTGGACCTTCCGGAAGCACCGCCGCCGCAACTACCTCCGCGAGTTCGCCGAGTACGTGGTCGTCTCGCTCGGCGGGATGGCGATCTCGCTGTTCTGCCTGTGGGTGAGCCACCACGTACTCGGACTCACGAGCCTCGTCGCCGACAACCTCTCGTCGAACGTGATCGGGCTCGGGCTCGGGACGGCGTTCCGCTTCCTGCTCTACCGCTACTGGGTGTTCGGGCATCACCGCGCCGACGGATTGTCGAACCGGGCCCGCGTCGAGGAGGCGCAACGGGCGCTCTTCGAGGAACCCGCCCAGGGCCGGACAGGGGCCGACACGCAAGCCCCGGGGTCGACCGCTACGCCGTCGGCAGGAACCACGGCGGATACACGGCGACTCGGGCCTTGA
- a CDS encoding DarT ssDNA thymidine ADP-ribosyltransferase family protein, giving the protein MDECIHGFDDGMCAICFPPKEPERPEPAPATRAARAPRLSSTRVASGGRTARPASSRASRPLTEPPVDAGAMRVYHATHLDNLARILGSGAILADAGANPANPAVDVAAPAARAFRRETEFDGTGAPIAAFVPFYLSTEAPLWVAVRDGEPDPRLATDESGMRPAADFVLLVSSVAQALGARSAVEGQVVVSTVDPALPGSQSVVGWADAERMLRRLSLDDDALAAAEYLVRDEVPLERIQVIAVANDRVRDRVRSALTAVGIKARVAVYPPWFLPTA; this is encoded by the coding sequence TTGGACGAGTGCATCCACGGCTTCGATGACGGCATGTGCGCCATCTGCTTTCCGCCGAAGGAACCCGAGCGCCCCGAGCCCGCGCCGGCGACCCGCGCCGCGCGTGCGCCGCGCCTCTCGTCGACCCGCGTCGCGTCGGGCGGCCGCACCGCTCGACCCGCGTCGTCCCGCGCCTCGCGCCCGCTGACCGAGCCGCCGGTGGATGCCGGTGCCATGCGCGTCTACCACGCGACCCACCTCGACAACCTCGCCCGCATCCTCGGCTCCGGCGCGATCCTCGCCGACGCCGGCGCGAATCCCGCGAATCCCGCCGTCGACGTCGCAGCGCCCGCCGCGCGTGCGTTCCGCCGCGAGACCGAGTTCGACGGGACAGGGGCCCCGATCGCCGCGTTCGTCCCGTTCTACCTCAGCACCGAGGCGCCGCTGTGGGTCGCCGTGCGCGACGGCGAACCCGACCCGAGGCTCGCGACCGACGAGTCGGGTATGCGTCCGGCCGCCGACTTCGTGCTCCTGGTCAGCTCGGTCGCCCAGGCCCTCGGGGCGCGGAGCGCCGTGGAGGGCCAGGTCGTGGTGTCCACCGTCGACCCCGCGCTGCCGGGCTCGCAGTCCGTCGTCGGATGGGCGGACGCCGAGCGGATGCTCCGTCGTCTGTCCCTGGACGACGACGCGCTGGCGGCCGCCGAGTACCTCGTCCGCGACGAGGTGCCGCTCGAGCGGATCCAGGTCATCGCGGTCGCGAACGACCGGGTGCGCGATCGCGTCCGGTCGGCGCTCACCGCCGTCGGGATCAAGGCCCGAGTCGCCGTGTATCCGCCGTGGTTCCTGCCGACGGCGTAG
- a CDS encoding 5-(carboxyamino)imidazole ribonucleotide synthase → MRVGVIGGGQLARMMIPAAIELGVDIRVLAESEGMSAEIAADRVGDYTDAATVLDFAREVDVITFDHEHVPQDVLAALVDAGVPVRPGPQPLAVAQDKILMRERLSELGLPVPDWAAVRSPADLEAFIAEHGGAAVVKTPRGGYDGKGVRVVRSAAEVSEWFAAIAEDGNDGALLVEELVDFRRELAQLVARRPSGEVSAWPIVETLQVGGVCSEVIAPAPRSAGRIADVAADIAVAVAEGLGVTGVLAVELFETTDDRILINELAMRPHNSGHWSMDGSTTGQFEQHLRAVLDLPLGGTGTHADWSVMVNILGGPVEGTLAERYPLALEGHPTVKLHNYGKSPRPGRKVGHVTAVGDDLDAVVYEARAAAAVFQD, encoded by the coding sequence GTGCGGGTCGGAGTGATCGGCGGCGGACAGTTGGCACGGATGATGATTCCCGCGGCGATCGAGCTCGGGGTGGACATCCGGGTGCTCGCGGAGTCCGAGGGCATGTCGGCGGAGATCGCGGCCGACCGCGTCGGCGACTACACGGATGCCGCGACGGTGCTCGACTTCGCGCGCGAGGTCGACGTCATCACGTTCGACCACGAGCACGTCCCGCAGGACGTCCTGGCGGCGCTCGTCGACGCCGGCGTGCCCGTGCGACCCGGGCCGCAGCCGCTCGCCGTCGCCCAGGACAAGATCCTCATGCGGGAGCGCCTCTCCGAACTCGGCCTCCCGGTTCCCGACTGGGCCGCCGTCCGCTCACCCGCCGATCTCGAGGCGTTCATCGCCGAGCACGGGGGTGCGGCGGTCGTCAAGACCCCGCGCGGCGGTTACGACGGCAAGGGCGTGCGCGTCGTGCGATCCGCCGCGGAGGTGTCCGAGTGGTTCGCGGCGATCGCCGAGGACGGCAACGACGGGGCGCTCCTGGTCGAGGAACTCGTCGACTTCCGGCGCGAGCTCGCGCAGCTCGTCGCCCGTCGCCCGAGCGGTGAGGTCTCCGCGTGGCCGATCGTCGAGACCCTCCAGGTCGGCGGCGTGTGCAGCGAGGTCATCGCCCCCGCACCGCGCTCGGCCGGCCGCATCGCCGACGTCGCCGCCGACATCGCGGTCGCCGTCGCCGAGGGGCTCGGGGTCACGGGCGTGCTCGCGGTCGAGCTGTTCGAGACCACCGACGACCGGATCCTCATCAACGAACTCGCGATGCGTCCGCACAACTCCGGACATTGGTCGATGGACGGCTCGACGACCGGGCAGTTCGAGCAGCACCTGCGCGCCGTCCTCGACCTGCCGCTCGGGGGAACCGGCACGCACGCCGACTGGTCGGTGATGGTGAACATCCTCGGCGGGCCGGTCGAGGGCACCCTCGCGGAGCGGTACCCGCTCGCCCTGGAGGGGCATCCGACCGTCAAGCTGCACAACTACGGCAAGTCGCCCCGGCCCGGCCGCAAGGTCGGCCACGTGACCGCCGTCGGCGACGATCTCGACGCGGTCGTCTACGAGGCCCGCGCGGCTGCGGCGGTGTTCCAGGACTGA
- a CDS encoding glycosyltransferase family 1 protein: protein MAIALRVVVDALAAPVSSHDGRYTQDLTTALIRSAPTGTTVEGIVSSSPPAEYEHIERSLPGMSALYKTSLARRELRPAWQRGLTTSPGGGIIHSPTLLAPMRRHDRASGDQVVVTVHDLLAITNPEALGSVEASWRRGMLKRARKYADGVVATTHALAARIDDEFGFGSRLRVIAPASRSGLHPTDATERLSALDVPDSYLLTTGSLAPRHGLRELIAALTRPGVPDIPLLIAGRTGGEQARVADHAAEAGLAPGRVREIFDLDAGDLGVLMRHATAFVAPTMTEGRPETIIDALACGAVVVHTDLPEYVEIAAGAGLSVPHGSGPDTVDGLAAAVTSVVEDSALAERLRITSLDRARAFSWQDAAERVWQLHADL, encoded by the coding sequence ATGGCGATAGCGCTGCGGGTCGTGGTCGATGCCCTGGCCGCCCCGGTCTCGAGCCACGACGGCCGGTACACCCAGGACCTGACCACGGCGCTCATCCGGAGCGCGCCGACCGGCACGACTGTGGAAGGCATCGTCTCGTCGTCTCCACCGGCCGAGTACGAGCACATCGAGCGCAGCCTGCCCGGGATGTCCGCCCTGTACAAGACCTCGCTCGCCAGGCGCGAACTGCGCCCGGCCTGGCAGCGCGGGCTCACCACATCCCCCGGCGGAGGGATCATCCATTCCCCGACGCTGCTGGCACCGATGCGCCGGCACGACCGGGCGTCCGGCGACCAGGTCGTCGTGACCGTGCACGACCTGCTCGCCATCACGAACCCCGAGGCGCTCGGCAGTGTCGAGGCGTCCTGGCGGCGTGGCATGCTGAAGCGAGCCCGCAAGTACGCAGACGGAGTCGTCGCGACGACGCACGCGCTCGCCGCGCGGATCGACGACGAGTTCGGGTTCGGCTCTCGGCTCCGGGTGATCGCACCCGCGTCGAGGAGCGGCCTGCACCCGACGGATGCGACCGAACGCCTCTCCGCGCTCGATGTGCCCGACTCGTACCTGCTCACCACGGGCTCGCTCGCCCCTCGGCACGGCCTCCGTGAACTCATCGCTGCGCTCACGCGGCCCGGCGTGCCCGACATCCCGTTGCTCATCGCCGGCCGAACGGGCGGGGAGCAGGCCCGCGTCGCGGATCACGCGGCGGAGGCGGGGCTCGCTCCCGGCCGCGTGCGCGAGATCTTCGACCTCGACGCGGGCGACCTCGGCGTGCTGATGCGCCACGCCACGGCCTTCGTCGCGCCGACGATGACGGAAGGCCGGCCCGAGACGATCATCGATGCGCTCGCGTGCGGCGCCGTCGTCGTCCACACGGACCTCCCCGAGTACGTCGAGATCGCGGCCGGGGCCGGGCTGAGCGTGCCACACGGTTCCGGTCCGGACACCGTCGACGGACTCGCCGCAGCAGTGACGAGCGTGGTCGAGGACTCCGCGCTGGCCGAGCGGCTACGGATCACCTCGCTCGATCGCGCGCGGGCCTTCAGCTGGCAGGACGCGGCCGAACGGGTGTGGCAGTTGCACGCGGACCTCTGA